TGTTTGAACATGGTTATCCGAAAGAGAAGATAGTGGAAATCGCAAATCATCATAACTATGATTTACTAGTTATCGGCACGCGAGGATTAAGTGGATTAAAAGAAGTAGTGATGGGCAGTGTGAGTCGTCACGTTGTAAAACAGTCTGAGATTAATGTACTTGTCGTAAAATAAAACAGGAAATTCCAATTGGAATTTCCTGTTTTATTTTAGTTTTTTAAATTAAAGTTTTTAATCCCTTTATAAATTACAGGGAAGAATAAGATTAAACCGACGATACCCATAATTGGGAATACAGTTGCAACAAGCTTTGAGAAACTGATAAACGTCATTAAAAATGTAATGACTGCAATTACAACAATCATAATATAGTAATTTCTGCTGTAAGGTTTTGTGAATCTTGAGATAAAAGCATAATTTAACCCAACAACCGTATTATAAATTACAGCAACCATTATTATTGAGAAGATAATTCCGATCGCTGGATGGATTTCCTGAGCGAGTAATAACGTAGGAAGATCTACCTTTACAATATGTTGATATTCTGTAACAAGGCCTAAGTTGATTAACATCAACAATGCCATGATGATGATTCCACCAAATAAACCGCCGAATATCGCATGTGTACCTTTTTTGAGCTGGCCACCCATGACTGATAAGAAACTGAATGCTGCAGCAATCTGTAAACTTGAATAGTTAATTGCGTCAAACCACCATGGATAGAGTCCTTTATTTTCAGGAATGCTAGTAATACCATCAGAAATATTGAAGTTATGCTTAATCATATAAAAAATTGAAATGATCAATACAATCGCAATTAAGAATGGTGTTACAACACTCAGGACGCGAATAATCTTATTGAACTGCATACATAATGTTAAGCTTACGAGCGCAATAAAGATTAAACCACTTAACCAAAATGGAATATTGAAACTTTCGTTAATTGTACTTGCACCCCCGACACTCATTACAAGTGCCAGACCAAGTAAGAAAGCAGTAAGAATAAAATCAAATATCAGTGAGATTTGTTTAGGTAAAAAATATTTAATACTTGTGGCGTGATTTTCGCTTTTAATATCATAGCCGCCTTTCATTACAAACATACCACCTAAAGTAACGAGAAGACCTGTCAATATTATGCCCCATATACTATTGATGCCGTGTGACGTAAAAAATTGCAGAACTTCTTGTCCGGTAGCAAATCCTGCACCTACGACGACACCTACAAATGCAAAAGCAACGACCAGAATTTCTTTAAAATCTTTCATGATAACCCCTTCCAGAATAAAACTAAACTTTATCTATTTGAACTCTTATGATAGCGTTTTCGAAGGGGAATGTCCATAAGTTGATATTGTTTAAAGCGATTTCTTTAAAAGAAAATAGCATAATTATTATTGTTTTTCATTTAATTTTTTTAATGTTACATAGTTAATGACGACACATAAAATATCCATAGCTTCTTTTAGTTCTTCTGCATTTAAAAATGATGGCGCGATACGAATAATGCTGTCGTTAGGGTCTTTACCATAAGGATGTGTTGCGCCTGCTGGAGTAACTTTTAAACCAAGTGCACTACACTGCGCTACAATTTCGCTTGCGCAATGATCGAGCACATCTATCGTAATGAAATAACCACCTTGTGGCTTGTTCCATTTACAAATTTCTGGAGAATAGAGTTTCTCAGATAGATATGCATCAACAATGTCGAATTTCGGTGCCATAATTTCTTTATGCTTACGCATATGTTCAATTAAACCATCTTTATCACCGAAGAATTTAACATGACGTAGCTGATTTAATTTATCATGTCCGATTGTTTGAACACCGAACAATGATAATAAATAATTGATGTTCGTTTCGCTTGCTGCAAGTGCTGAAATTCCTGCACCTGGGAAAGTCATCTTAGAAGTAGACATAACCATTAAAGCGCGTTCAGGATGACCGGCACTTTGACACGCATGAAGCAAGTTCTTCACTTTGATTACTTCTTCGCCTAGGTGATGATATCCATAAGCATTGTCCCATATAATTCGGAAGTCATCGGCAGCTGTGAGCATACTTGCTAAGCGCTCTACCGTTTCGTCAGAATAGTTATATCCTTGAGGATTTGAATAAAGTGGCACACACCAAATACCTTTAATTGAAGCATCATCCTTAACTAGAGCTTCTACTTGTTCCATATCTGGACCGTGATCTGTCATTGCTACAGGGATCATTTCTATGCCGTAAGACTCACAAATTGTAAAGTGACGATCATAACCTGGAACAGGGCATAAGAATTTTACCTTTTGATCTTTCCAAGGCTCGGCCTCTTTGGACACACCGTAGAACATAAACTTATTAATCATATCATGCATTAAGTTTAAGCTTGAATTACCCCCGATATAGACTTCGTTTTGAGATACATCGAATAAATCGGCAAATAGTGCTTTAGCTTCTGGAATGCCGCCTGGAATACCATAGTTAAAGTATGACATATAGCTATCAGCATCCTCGCTTTTTAACACATCCAGCAAACCGAATGATAGCGCCAGTTGTTCTCCCGATGGTTTCCCGCGCGTCATATCGATATTGATGTCTTCTTTCATCAATTGATCATACTGCGCCTTATAATTTTGTAACGCTTCTTGAATGTTCGTCATGAATTAAACACTTCCAATCTATATTATTACTGTCATTATAGAATATTTAGCTGTTGATTTACAGTAAGACAAAAAAATAAAAACCCACCCCCAACAGATAGAGTGGATTTTTATCAAGAATTAACTCCAACAGAAAAAGTTAATTCTTTTCTTTATATCAAAAGGAAATATGAAGAGCAATCGTCTTAGATTGCATCTTTATAATAACATACTTTTAATGCATTTTATACATATATTTAAATGAAATTAGTAAATTTTTTCATATTATAAATAGAATATTCAGATAAATTATTGACATTAAGAATTATGGTATGTATAATTACAAATAATTTAATAGGACAAAGCAATAAAAAGGAAAAGTAGATACCGGAATTTACACAGAGAGCTTCAGTTTGGTGAGATGAAGTTATATGAAAGTATTGAAAAATGGCCTTTTTGCTACATGCTGAACGATAATTCTAGTAGGTTCTGTCGAGAGTAGGCGCTCGTTATCAACGCCTGAGTATTACACATAATAATGAAATTTTCTATAGATGTGCGTACTTGCTGAGGTATAGTTAGTGATAGCTATACGAATAAAGGTGGTACCGTGGGCAACCCCTCACCCTTTACTAAACTGTAAAGGAGTGAGGGGTTTTTTGGATTCTGATATGTATGACATGACACACAAGCCACGGCAAATACTATATATAACCCGCATAAATAGGAGGAATTCATTATGACAACTTTAAATACAGTACAACAACCAGCATTTGATCACGTAGGGAGCTTTTTAAGACCTCAGCCCTTAAAAGAGGCACGTGAGCAATATTTAAATAAAGAGATTACATATGATGCATTGAAACAAGTTGAGGATCAGGAAATTAAAAAGCTGATTGATAAGCTTGTATCGTTAGGATATGAAACTGTGACAGATGGAGAATTCAGAAGAAGTTACTGGCATCTGGACTTTTTCTTTGGATTTAATGGCATTGAACAGCAATTACTCGGTCAAGGGTACGTCTTTAATAAATACGAAACAAGAAGTGATAGTGTGAAGTTTATCGGTCAGATTTCTGGTGAGCATCATCCGTTTGTAGAACACTATAAATTTGTCAGAGACTATGCACCAAAACATGTGACAGTAAAGCAGACAATACCAGCACCTGCGCAGTTCTTAGTAGAGTTGACACGTCCAGGTGTGAAAGAAACAGTAAATGAACATTATGCATCACGTGAAGCGGTCAAAGATGATATCGTCAAGGCATATACGACAGTGATACAGGATTTATATGATGAAGGATTACGCGTGCTTCAGCTGGACGACTGTTCATGGGGCATTCATGTTTCTGCAGGTACATTAGAGAAGATACACGGTGACGGTAACAGCGAGAATCTAAATGTAGAAGAACTCAAAGAAGAGTTGTTAGACATTAATAATCGTGTAATACACAATGCACCGAATGATCTTATTATCAATACACATGTATGCAGAGGGAACTACCGCTCGGACTGGGCGAGCGCTGGCCCATACGATAAAGTCGCAGATCAACTCTTCGCGAAAGAAGATGTGGATGCATATTATCTTGAATATGATACAGAACGCGCAGGAGGCTTTGAACCACTTGCGAAAGTTTCCGGAGAAAAACACGTCGTACTCGGACTGATAACTTCTAAGTTCCCGGAATTAGAAGGTAAAGCGGAAGTAATTGCACGTATTAAAGAAGCGAGCAAATATATTCCTTTAGAACGACTAAGTTTAAGTACACAATGTGGGTTTGCCTCAACAGAAGAAGGTAATGAACTGACAGAAAGTGAACAATGGGCGAAACTTGAACTCGTGAAAGAAATCGCTATCGAAGTATGGGGAAGTAGAGAAGAGGAACTGCCAGCATAATGTGAAATGATAAAAAGTTTAAATAGGGAATATATGGGTATATTATAAATAAAACACAGAAGAAAGGTGATTATTATGAGTAATGAAGGTAAATTCGAACAATTAAAAGGTAACGTACAAGAAACTGTTGGCAACGCGACAGGAAATAAGGAACTAGAACAAGAAGGTAAAGAAAGCAAGATTTCTGGTAAAGTGAAAGAAGTATCTGAGAACGTACAGGATAAAGTGAATGAAACAGTAGACAAATTTAAAAAGTAATCTATAAATTGAGGTAAATGATGAATGCATTTACCTCAATTTTTTTGTGTATAATAAATATAATGATAAAGCAAAAAGGGGAAGTTCTATGTATACAATATATTTAGCAGGTGGCTGTCTCTGGGGTGTACAGGCATTTTTGAAGACGGTGCCTGGTGTAGTTGAAACTGAAGCGGGTAGAGCGAACGGTATGACAGCAACGCTAGATGGACCTTATGATGGCTATGCTGAATGTGTGAAGACGGTATGCGAAGATACACTGGCACTACCAGAGCTATTAGATGATTTCTTTCAGATTATGGATCCGTATAGCGTGAACAAGCAAGGTGTGGACGAAGGTCCCAAATATAGAACGGGGATTTATAGCGAAGATGAAGCGTTATTACAAGCAGCAAGAGACTATATTAATTCACGAGAAGATAAAGAGAGAATTGTCGTAGAAGTGCTGCCACTACATAATTATGTCCGTAGTGCAGACGAACATCAGGACTATCTGGACAGACATCCAGAGGACTATTGTCATGTACCGCTTGAAATGATGAGGAAGTATAAATAAAAGGAGAGTATAAAAAACTTCAAAAGCTTGTTTAATGTTAGTATTAAACAAGCTTACTTATTAAAATGGTCACAGCTAATTATTCATAATCAAATTCTACGGTACCAGCGCCTATAGTCATTTTAACAAGAAATTTAGCTTCGCTTTGTGGTAAATTGATTAAATCATTTAACTCAACATCACCATTTTTTGAAGAGACGTCAAAGTGGGTATTTTGTGGCTCATTTGTATATTCAAAAGTACCGTCCCCCATACCAATATGTCCATTTATATTGATATCTGAATTTAATCCATACAATTCAATTGTACCTGTTTTTACATCGATATTTGCTTGTTGTGAGTTAAAATGATCAAAACTAATATCGCCCATACCAACTTTTATATTAGACACATCGCTTTTAATTTTATCCCCTTCTATCAAACCAATATCTGCATTCAATTCTAAATTCTCGGTTGAAAGATAATCCACATCAATCATACCTGCAAATGTCTTTGCCTTGAATAATTTTAATTTTTCTTTTGGAATCAATAATTTAATTTCTATTTCATCGCGATTTTCGTGGTTTCCAAATACAAAATTTTTCTTACGATTTTTAGAATCGTTTTTCGTATTAAAATATAGAGTATTATTCTCTATTTTATACTGATAATCTTCTTTATTTATAATATTGCTGATTTCTAGTGATGCATGATTATTTTTAGATTGTTCAACGATGATGGTGCCCTGACCTATATCTAAATCAATTGAATTAAAAGGTTGATTCAATGTTATCTGCTTATTATAGCCGTTTTGTTTTTTGGTAACCATTTGATCTTTCGTTAATAACATACCTGCTATTCCTATTATCAAGAGAAGTATACCTAAAATTATTAGAAATTTTTTCATTGTTATGCTCCTTTTACCGTATTGATATTCCATTTGGCATACTTCACAATTAATTTGTTAGCATATTTTGCAAAATAGTATAATGCAAACGATAATAGAATACCGCAACCCACCATAGTTATTGTCATAAACACATCAAATAAAGTTACAGCTTCAGCACCGTTGATTAAATAATCTGCTGCTAAAAACAACGGTGAAATGATGAAGATGAATGCAAGGACAATCATACTAATCAAAAATGATAAATAAGTGAATAATGGTACTGACATAAAAAATATATTTAAAATACCTAATCCAATCGTAGCCATTACTGCGTTCATAACGTTGGAAGTAGAAGGATTTTGAGTTGCTCGATCAACAATATATGTGGATTTTAGTTCCCTTGCGATACGTTTTGGATCGCCAAGTTCAGATGCTATTAACTGCTCATCTTTTCCATCTAATATACCATCTTCAAAATGTGCTTCATATTCAAACATTATTGATTGTTTCTCATTTTCGTTCAAACCATTTAAATTACGATACAATGTATTTAAAAATTCCTTTCTATTCATTGTTGTCAGCTCCTTCTAATAATTGATTAACAGATGATTTTAACTCCATCCATTCTTCTACTAAATGTTGTAAATGTACTCTTCCTGTTGAAGTGATGGTGTAATATTTACGCGCGGGACCAGCTGATGTTTTCCCCATATAAGTGTCGAGCATTCCTTCGTTTACAAGTCTTCGAAGCATTGGATAAAGCGTCCCATCAGCAATAGATAACTGTTTAGAAATCGTTTGCGAAAGCTCATAGCCATACTGGTCACCTCTACTGATTTCATTCATAACAACGAGTTCTAACACACCCTTTTTTAATTGAATGTTCATATTCCGACTCCTAACTAGCAAATATATCGATATAGTTATTATGACTATATCGTATCATCTACTAGTGGATATTTCAATATAGAAGAATAGATTATTTACTAATGTTGTAAAATAAAAATATCTTTTGATAAAATATGAGAAAATGAGGTGATGAAATGATTGAATTTAGAAGGTTGACAATGAATGATAAAGTTGCTTTTGAAGAATATATGAGAGAGTGGAATAACCCAGAAGAAATTGTGCCCACTGCTACAAACTATTCTCGTTATAGTAGTTTTGAAGATATGATTGAAAAATTAGATATAAGAGAATCTGGTCAAGATTGGGTGAAGAATACTACATTTTTTTACTTTATAGATGGTGTTATTATTGGTGCAGCTAATATTAGGCATAAGCTTACAAAGGATTTGCTGAACACGGGTGGACATATTGGGTATGGTGTAGCCCGAAGTTATAGAGGGCAAGGCTATGCTACTAAAATTCTTCAGGAATCCCTTGTTTTTGCACGTTCTATTGGAATTGACAAAGCTTTAATTACTTGTGACGAAGATAACATTGCTTCAAGTAGAGTAATCATAAAGAACGGGGGATTAGAGGATAAACCATATTTACAGTCTGATGGTATTAAAAGCAGACGATTTTGGATCGATATATAAGGTATCATGCTGATAATGCATGATACTTTTTTTATCGGTTGACATATACCCTATAAGGGTATAATATAAAGATGTAATGAAAGATACCCCCATACAGTATAGGAGATGATAAGATGTCAGAGCATCAGCATATTGCAGCACCGAGAGATAATGAAGAGAAAGAAAAGTTGATCAAGCGTTTAAAGCGTGTTGAAGGTCAAGTGCGTGGTATTCAGAAGATGATAGAAGAGGATCGTTATTGTGTCGATATTCTTGTGCAGATAAGTGCGATTGAGTCAGCGATGAAGCAGGTAGGTTATGCGATAACGGAGCGTCATATGAAGCATTGTGTGAGTGATGCAATTAAAGCAGGCGATGGTAACGATTCAATCGAAGAGTTAATGAAGGTACTAAAGCAGTTCAATAAATAAGGAGTGCATTTGTATGGCAAAACAAGAAGTAACTTTACCGATAGAAGGGATGACGTGTGTGGCTTGTTCAAATCGTATCGAGAAAGTGCTGAATAAGATGGATGGTGTTGATGCCCAGGTGAATTTAACGACTGAGCGTGCAACCGTTCATTATGATGAAGATAAATTGAGTTTAAATGATATTTCTGAGCGTATCGATAAACTGGGATATCAAGTTCGTCCGGCACATGCAGAGTTTGATATTACTGGGATGACGTGTGCGGCTTGTTCAAATCGTATCGAGAAAGTATTGAATAAACAGCCTGGTATACAAAGTGCAACAGTGAATCTTTCGACTGAAGTTGCAACGGTTGATTATTATCCGGGAAATATGGACGAGTCCGATATTATCGCCCGTATTAAGAAGCTTGGGTATGATGCAACGCTTAAGAGTGAGGAGCAGTCTGATCGTAAAGAAAATGAGTTGCGACGCAAAAAGTATAAATTGATATTAGCAGCGTTATTATCTTTGCCGTTATTAATTACGATGTTGACGCATCTGTTCGGTATTCATCTGCCGCATATCTTTATGAATCCGTGGTTTCAGTTTGCGTTTGCGTTTCCAGTGCAATTTATAATTGGCTGGCAGTTCTACACAGGCGCCTATAAAAGTTTACGTAGTGGATCCGCCAATATGGATGTACTTGTAGCACTTGGAACAAGCGCCGCATTTTTCTATAGTTTATATGAGAGTATTAAAGGGATGAGAGGATTAACGAATGATCCCCATCTTTACTTCGAAACGAGTGCTGTTTTGATTACTTTAATATTGTTCGGTAAGTATCTGGAAGCACGTGCGAAATCACAGACGACAAATGCTTTATCCAGTCTATTAAACTTACAGGCGAAAGATGCACGTGTGATTAGAGATGGCAAAGAGCAGATGATAAGTGTGGATGCATTACAAGTAGGAGATCATATTATTGTGAAACCGGGTGAAAAAGTACCGGTAGATGGTGTCATTGTTAAAGGGAACTCTTCTGTTGATGAGTCTATGTTAACCGGTGAATCGATTCCTGTTGAGAAGAATACAGGTGATAAAGTTATCGGTGCGACGATGAATAAGAATGGGAGTTTCACGATGGAAGCTACGAAAGTCGGCAAGGATACTGCGCTGCAGTCAATCGTCAAAATAGTAGAATCAGCACAAGGTTCTAAGGCGCCAATTCAACGTATGGCAGATGTTATATCTGGATACTTCGTTCCGATTGTTGTAGGTATCGCGATACTTACGTTTATCGTATGGATGTTATTTGTTAATCAAGGGTTTGAAGCATCGCTTGTTGCAGCGATATCTGTTCTTGTTATTGCGTGTCCTTGTGCATTAGGACTCGCCACACCGACATCTATTATGGTAGGAACAGGTCGAGCGGCAGAACGCGGGATTCTCTTCAAAGGTGGAGAGCATCTGGAGCGTACACACGAAATCGATACTATTGTTTTAGATAAGACTGGAACGGTAACGAAAGGTGAGCCAGAAGTAACAGATTTCACAGGAGACGATCGCGCACTTCAATATTTAGCAAGTAGTGAACAATCTTCTGAGCATCCACTTGCGAGTGCGATTGTGAAGTATGCTGAAGAACACGCAGTAACATTGAAAGACGTAGCACACTTTGAAGCTGTACCAGGACACGGAATTCACACACAAATTGATGATAAAGATATATATATCGGTAATCGTAAGCTGATGCAGCAGTATAATATTGAAACAGAAGCATTCGAGCAAGATATGCAGCTATTTGAAAAACAAGGTAAAACTGCGATGATGATTGCTTATGAAGGGAAAGTACAAGGTATCGTAGCTGTGCAGGATACAGTGAAACCAAGCGCGAAAGATGCCATTGATGAACTGAAAGCTATGGGTATAGAAGTGATTATGCTTACCGGCGACAATCAACGTACTGCTCAAGCAATTGCAAGTGAAGTTGGTATTGAGGAAGTGATCGCTGAAGTCTTGCCAGAAGATAAAGCAGATAAGGTTACAGCATTGCAGGCGCAAGGTAAGAAGGTGGCTATGGTAGGAGATGGTGTGAACGATGCACCAGCCCTCGCACTAAGTGATATCGGTATTGCAATAGGTACAGGAACAGAAGTCGCGATAGAAGCGGCTGACGTGACGATACTAGGTGGTGAGCTGACATTGATACCAGAAGCGATTAAACTGAGTCATGCAACGATCCGAAATGTAAAACAAAACTTAGGATTTGCATTTGGTTATAATATTATCGGTATTCCATTTGCAGCATTAGGCTTATTGGCGCCATGGATTGCGGGGCTTGCTATGGCATTATCATCAGTAAGTGTTGTCAGTAACGCTCTAAGACTGAAATCTGTTAAAATTAAATAAAATAGAAGTAAAGGGGAGTTTATTATGGAAACAGTATTAGAAGTAAAAGGTATGACATGTGGACATTGTAAATCAGCAGTAGAAGGTGCAGCGAAAGAAGTTGCAGGTGTAAGTGAAGCAGCAGCAGACATTGAGCAAGGGATTGCGACAATTACGCATGACGAATCAGTGAATATTGACGATGTAAAGCAATCAATTGAAGATCAAGGTTATGACGTGAAATAAAATATGCTGTCGCGAATGCGACAGCATATTTTATTTCACTTTCTTTGCTAGGTCAGTAATGTAGTTAAAGAAAGCGTCATGGTCAACATCATATACGACATTCACTGGACGTCCTTCTTCCATTTCATAAGTACGACCTTGACTTGGACCGTGTGTATAAACACCTGAGAATACTTCTTTTGATTTCACAAGGTCAGGTTTACCGATAGATGCCGTTGTGAGAACGTCCCATAAGTAGTAAGTAGAATTTGTTACAAAGTGTTTAAGCGGTGGTACGACGGCGTAACTTACACCTAAGAAATCGACGCCTGGATATTGACGTTCATTTGCCCACATCTGTCTGATGTCTCCTGTAAGAGGGACTTGAATAGTACTTTCTAGAGCCACCATATCGATTTTGATGTTCGTATCAAAGACAACACCAACGGCTTCTGGATCCCAGAAAGCATTCCATTCGGCAGTGCCATCATGTTCTGGTTCATGTACGTTTCCTTCAGCGCGGTAAGTACCACCCATCCAAACAAGCTTCTCGATTTTCTCTTCGATCTTAGGTTCAACTTCTAAAGCCTTTGCTAAGTCTGTTAACGGACCTGTGAACAATAAAGTTGTTTTACCTTTTCCGCTCATTAATTTTTCGATTAAGTGTTCATGTGCAGGTAACTTTGAAAGTGGTGCATCAATAGAGCCTTTCTCATTTAATATTGGAAGTGCATCCATAAAGAAAGCATGCATTCTCCAGTCTTTAGGAAATGGGTTTTTTCCGCGTAGTGGACTCATTGCAGTTTCGAGCTTGCCATCTCCAAAGCGGTCAATAATTTTTCTTGATGCATATGTTGCAGGTTCTATATAGCAATCCGCATCAATAACACTCACACCAGTCAATTCGATATCTTCCATTTGTAATAAGAGGAATAATGAAATTAAATCATCGACGCCTCCATCATGATTGAAATATACTTTATGTGCCATAAATTCTCCTACTTTCGATTCATTTACAAGACTATTATATAGTTTAATTGTGTAATTTCAATAGTGAGTAAGAATAGTTGTAATTAAAAAGAAAAGATATATAATTCTAATTAGATATAAAAAGTATACTAGAGGTGAGAGGATGAAAATAGAATTAGGATTAACGTCATTCGGAGATAACGGTTCGATTCATACGATGGAAGGAAGACTGCCAGCCATTCCTGCAGATGAGCGTATTAGAAATCTCGTTGAAGAGATACAGCTTGCTGATCAGCTCGGTCTTGATATATACGGTCTTGGTGAACATCATCGTAAAGATTTCGCAGTATCAGATCCAGTAACAGTGCTCGCTGCGGCGGCGAGTTTGACGAAAGATATTAGGTTAAGTTCTGCTGTAACTGTTCTATCAAGTGATGATCCTGTACGCGTATATCAGCGTTTTGCGACGCTCGATGCGATTAGTAATGGGCGTGCAGAGATTATGGCAGGGCGTGGATCATTTATCGAGTCGTTCCCATTGTTTGGTTACGATTTAAATGATTACAATGAATTATTCGATGAGAAGCTCGCATTATTATTAGAAATAAACAAAAATGAAATTGTTAATTGGCAAGGACATCATAGACCTTCAATTGATAATAA
Above is a window of Macrococcoides canis DNA encoding:
- a CDS encoding heavy metal translocating P-type ATPase; protein product: MAKQEVTLPIEGMTCVACSNRIEKVLNKMDGVDAQVNLTTERATVHYDEDKLSLNDISERIDKLGYQVRPAHAEFDITGMTCAACSNRIEKVLNKQPGIQSATVNLSTEVATVDYYPGNMDESDIIARIKKLGYDATLKSEEQSDRKENELRRKKYKLILAALLSLPLLITMLTHLFGIHLPHIFMNPWFQFAFAFPVQFIIGWQFYTGAYKSLRSGSANMDVLVALGTSAAFFYSLYESIKGMRGLTNDPHLYFETSAVLITLILFGKYLEARAKSQTTNALSSLLNLQAKDARVIRDGKEQMISVDALQVGDHIIVKPGEKVPVDGVIVKGNSSVDESMLTGESIPVEKNTGDKVIGATMNKNGSFTMEATKVGKDTALQSIVKIVESAQGSKAPIQRMADVISGYFVPIVVGIAILTFIVWMLFVNQGFEASLVAAISVLVIACPCALGLATPTSIMVGTGRAAERGILFKGGEHLERTHEIDTIVLDKTGTVTKGEPEVTDFTGDDRALQYLASSEQSSEHPLASAIVKYAEEHAVTLKDVAHFEAVPGHGIHTQIDDKDIYIGNRKLMQQYNIETEAFEQDMQLFEKQGKTAMMIAYEGKVQGIVAVQDTVKPSAKDAIDELKAMGIEVIMLTGDNQRTAQAIASEVGIEEVIAEVLPEDKADKVTALQAQGKKVAMVGDGVNDAPALALSDIGIAIGTGTEVAIEAADVTILGGELTLIPEAIKLSHATIRNVKQNLGFAFGYNIIGIPFAALGLLAPWIAGLAMALSSVSVVSNALRLKSVKIK
- a CDS encoding nucleoside hydrolase, which translates into the protein MAHKVYFNHDGGVDDLISLFLLLQMEDIELTGVSVIDADCYIEPATYASRKIIDRFGDGKLETAMSPLRGKNPFPKDWRMHAFFMDALPILNEKGSIDAPLSKLPAHEHLIEKLMSGKGKTTLLFTGPLTDLAKALEVEPKIEEKIEKLVWMGGTYRAEGNVHEPEHDGTAEWNAFWDPEAVGVVFDTNIKIDMVALESTIQVPLTGDIRQMWANERQYPGVDFLGVSYAVVPPLKHFVTNSTYYLWDVLTTASIGKPDLVKSKEVFSGVYTHGPSQGRTYEMEEGRPVNVVYDVDHDAFFNYITDLAKKVK
- a CDS encoding cation transporter, whose protein sequence is METVLEVKGMTCGHCKSAVEGAAKEVAGVSEAAADIEQGIATITHDESVNIDDVKQSIEDQGYDVK